Proteins from a genomic interval of Paenibacillus sp. FSL R5-0623:
- a CDS encoding phosphatase PAP2 family protein: MPRKTYSPASFSSNSGTLLRPLLNWGLAGLALSASVVFILAGLGAWLGADVIIRLDDQIQQLFYLNSVSRLHLFPYTAFITALGSFQISAVAAGGFALLFFIQRSPRFVIYGYALTGSFAMMWVLNTLLKEFFRRSRPELDHLLVVHGYSFPSGHAMISMGFYGMLFVIWAIERQRHNCSGVWLPVLCGISFIFLIGISRIMLGVHYPTDVFTGFTAGLAWIFCMVKGIKQSR; this comes from the coding sequence ATGCCGCGCAAAACGTATTCACCAGCCTCATTCAGTTCAAATTCCGGCACGTTATTACGTCCACTCCTCAACTGGGGTTTGGCTGGTCTGGCCCTCAGCGCATCAGTCGTATTCATCCTGGCAGGTCTGGGTGCCTGGTTGGGTGCTGATGTTATTATTCGTCTGGATGATCAAATTCAGCAATTATTTTATCTGAATTCAGTTTCACGTCTTCATCTATTCCCTTACACTGCATTCATAACCGCACTGGGCTCATTCCAGATCTCTGCTGTGGCTGCAGGAGGTTTTGCTCTTCTTTTCTTCATACAACGCAGTCCAAGGTTTGTTATATATGGATATGCGCTCACAGGAAGTTTTGCCATGATGTGGGTTCTGAACACGTTATTGAAGGAATTTTTCAGACGAAGCAGACCGGAACTGGATCATCTGCTGGTCGTTCACGGGTACAGCTTTCCCAGCGGACATGCCATGATCTCCATGGGCTTCTACGGCATGCTCTTTGTAATCTGGGCCATTGAACGACAGCGACATAACTGTTCCGGTGTGTGGCTTCCTGTTCTATGTGGTATCAGTTTTATTTTCTTGATTGGTATCAGCCGGATCATGTTGGGCGTTCATTATCCTACGGATGTATTTACTGGATTTACTGCTGGATTGGCATGGATCTTCTGCATGGTTAAAGGCATTAAACAAAGCCGCTAA
- a CDS encoding magnesium transporter CorA family protein — MDIVIVNQIKLEARRDKLSCSDHWQWWDWVAPETDSMKNALEELAESFPDMQYWLDKIPEVESNYLSVRFVNGTEPVIFGSLLYAIKNERDDKRKDNQMFFYVDRTNLVTLNMDENTRGIMKTDERANMLQQCTVARDGMFVLFRAILHYYHVGMDHFEMNLRDLERKMESRNARTLMDQILAARFELLYWSNLFIPYSELMAAAHEAYLSEMKDNRFFLQLQYRVERMERLFNHYEKEIDTLISIDNAISGVRGNEIMKTLTIVTAVFIPATAAGAIWGMNFENLPFIDKSWGVVLVLVVIILSMISMYVWLMMKGWTGDLLKVKSSQPSAEEIEKKGATETRRG, encoded by the coding sequence GTGGATATTGTGATTGTGAACCAAATCAAGCTGGAAGCCCGTCGCGACAAGTTATCTTGCTCAGACCATTGGCAATGGTGGGATTGGGTTGCACCTGAAACGGATAGCATGAAAAATGCCTTGGAGGAGCTGGCAGAGTCTTTTCCCGATATGCAGTATTGGCTCGATAAAATTCCGGAAGTGGAGTCGAATTATCTGTCCGTCCGTTTCGTGAATGGTACTGAGCCCGTCATATTTGGCTCCTTGTTGTACGCGATTAAGAATGAAAGAGATGACAAAAGAAAAGATAATCAGATGTTCTTTTATGTCGATCGCACCAACCTGGTTACCTTGAATATGGATGAAAATACAAGAGGTATTATGAAGACAGATGAACGTGCAAATATGTTGCAACAATGTACAGTGGCGAGGGATGGCATGTTCGTACTTTTTCGAGCAATACTGCATTACTATCATGTGGGTATGGATCACTTTGAGATGAACCTGCGTGATCTGGAACGGAAGATGGAGTCTCGTAATGCACGTACCTTGATGGACCAGATTCTCGCTGCCCGATTTGAATTGTTATACTGGAGCAATCTGTTTATCCCGTACTCGGAACTCATGGCCGCTGCCCATGAAGCTTACCTGAGTGAGATGAAAGACAATCGTTTCTTTCTACAGCTTCAATATCGTGTGGAACGTATGGAGCGTCTGTTCAATCATTACGAGAAAGAGATCGATACGTTAATTTCCATTGATAATGCGATCTCAGGAGTTCGTGGGAATGAGATTATGAAGACGCTAACCATAGTTACCGCTGTGTTCATACCTGCCACGGCAGCTGGCGCGATATGGGGGATGAACTTTGAGAACCTGCCCTTTATCGACAAATCATGGGGAGTTGTACTGGTCCTTGTTGTCATTATCTTAAGCATGATCAGCATGTATGTATGGCTGATGATGAAAGGCTGGACAGGAGATCTGCTCAAAGTGAAGTCTTCACAGCCTTCCGCTGAAGAGATCGAGAAAAAAGGAGCAACTGAAACGCGTAGGGGATAG
- a CDS encoding DUF5665 domain-containing protein, whose translation MSKVTINGNTPITGGTPTQQYDTSEHPFELRHEVKRLNTRLDQIADSLERAQIKDIIENYSSPKKRIITNFTAGMARGLGLTVGTFVVLGLLAFILSQFVNMPIVGQYIADLLGYIEDYKN comes from the coding sequence ATGAGTAAAGTAACAATCAACGGTAATACTCCAATTACCGGAGGAACACCTACACAGCAGTATGATACAAGCGAGCATCCTTTTGAATTGCGTCATGAGGTAAAACGATTGAACACCCGTCTGGACCAGATTGCAGACAGTCTGGAGAGAGCACAGATCAAGGATATTATTGAGAATTACAGCAGCCCCAAGAAGCGGATCATTACTAACTTTACAGCAGGAATGGCAAGAGGACTCGGCCTAACTGTAGGTACCTTTGTTGTTCTGGGTTTGCTGGCATTCATTCTCAGTCAATTCGTGAATATGCCGATTGTTGGACAATACATTGCTGATTTACTTGGTTACATTGAAGATTACAAAAACTAA
- a CDS encoding pirin family protein, with protein MIKVVTSEERHTSDRGWIHSEFSFSFADYDDPSNAHFGCLLAHNENTLMPQEGFKKHPHHDLELVSYVISGTLKHTDSMGTEQLLEPGTVQVMSAGTGVEHSETNPSADEPVRFLQMWFLPSERMLKPSYTNRRIEPQEHLNRLCPIVSGQGGEGSEGALPISQDVTCYLSHLESGKKLMYPQHEDRRTHLFLISGHVEIHCSDGNFNLKPGDAARIRKSCDLQITSTDSEPAEFVLVDLP; from the coding sequence ATGATTAAAGTGGTGACATCGGAAGAAAGGCACACGTCGGATCGAGGTTGGATACACAGTGAATTCAGCTTTTCCTTTGCGGATTATGATGATCCAAGCAACGCCCATTTTGGCTGTCTGTTGGCTCATAATGAAAACACGCTGATGCCGCAAGAAGGCTTTAAGAAACATCCACATCATGATCTTGAACTTGTCAGTTATGTCATATCAGGTACACTCAAACATACAGATAGTATGGGAACAGAACAATTGCTTGAACCAGGTACGGTCCAGGTGATGAGTGCGGGTACGGGTGTTGAACACTCCGAGACCAATCCGTCAGCGGATGAACCGGTACGTTTCCTACAGATGTGGTTTTTGCCATCGGAGCGTATGCTGAAACCTTCCTATACGAATCGGAGAATAGAGCCGCAGGAGCATTTGAATCGTCTATGTCCGATTGTATCCGGGCAAGGGGGCGAGGGAAGCGAAGGCGCATTGCCTATTTCCCAGGATGTAACCTGTTACCTGTCCCATTTGGAGTCCGGGAAGAAGTTAATGTACCCGCAACACGAAGATCGACGGACACATCTTTTTCTGATCAGTGGACATGTAGAGATTCATTGTTCGGATGGTAACTTCAACCTCAAGCCAGGGGATGCCGCACGAATTCGCAAAAGCTGTGATCTGCAAATCACGAGCACAGACAGTGAACCTGCCGAATTTGTTTTGGTTGACCTGCCTTAA
- a CDS encoding O-antigen ligase family protein yields the protein MKNRTMDKGVVRNTEYVDNRDLCNGDNRGSKDSRDSTYNREDTYNKDDTYKKDDKNDPNGAIQTAASGSFSQSLRCKRYSGSGWTVGLGMLSIVLLLGGCLSRGLYYSADLYPILLIAAGSILIMFFLFLVGIRPQKASERIVETIFRFPGMWRVLWPLGMMTWFGLHAWAGSVSKQGSMNEMLRWSLLAMFTLLTAILAARTDGARWLACGWQMAGGLLVLSGILAVCGILPLPFGVMRTADPEISSAGARLGGLLQYPNAYGAVVGMYALERLTAAARVIARPVPAGRLIAAVLPLMPAQAALLLSESRGAWLATGCAAVAAFALQRRGARLPLLLATAAPLACAAWLYRQLAAAQLAPAPVPGLLALAGAWAAALLGTLLLCRLWHSAAAKAPRAAALTAIVLAGAAAALMAVASTADRLAAGVGTGVSRLQMWRDALQLWAEAAWLGHGGDTWRNMFRAIQSSPYVGGEVHNGLLDLALDTGMIGILLVAGWFLLTLRSIFHFAPQLMPSVLVFGLHGAMDFDWSFTLFWMLFIWLGAWATAMKTETEGVQRSGVTVEYTPSRSKLRSKSRSKFRSLFLRYLPTQSHPSAVPMRSFFHILQRVTARLIRVSTVMIILFWIGGTVWLTTRYAVAEVQYRQAMSEPDGTPAQKVHLMAAFQSNPNRPDIVISFARSLLGQEAESLLMSSLSHFPMQPQIYIELGRLAAQFGEGQQAGEYFEQAIALNRYDGISQSTALYWMEQAARREWKAGYRDRARQTAAAGVRMYERYQLLAEEVEGGDVRNDRRFVMEKHAPGYGENLRRLASASSPLFTPELTKRSP from the coding sequence ATGAAGAATAGGACAATGGATAAGGGAGTTGTAAGGAATACAGAATATGTAGATAACAGGGACTTATGTAATGGGGACAATAGAGGAAGTAAAGACAGTAGGGACAGTACATATAATAGGGAAGATACATACAACAAAGATGATACGTATAAAAAAGATGATAAAAATGATCCAAATGGAGCTATCCAGACCGCTGCGTCAGGGAGTTTTTCTCAAAGTTTGAGGTGTAAACGTTATTCAGGATCTGGGTGGACTGTTGGGTTGGGCATGCTCTCCATTGTCTTGCTGCTTGGAGGATGTCTGAGTCGGGGATTGTATTATTCAGCGGATCTGTACCCTATCCTTTTGATCGCAGCAGGAAGCATATTGATCATGTTTTTTCTTTTCCTTGTAGGTATTCGTCCACAGAAGGCGAGTGAACGAATCGTTGAAACAATATTTCGATTTCCGGGAATGTGGCGGGTATTGTGGCCGCTGGGGATGATGACCTGGTTTGGGCTACATGCATGGGCAGGCTCGGTGAGTAAACAGGGCAGCATGAATGAAATGCTGCGGTGGAGCCTGCTTGCGATGTTTACGCTGCTCACTGCAATACTGGCTGCGCGCACGGATGGTGCGCGTTGGTTAGCCTGCGGTTGGCAGATGGCAGGCGGCTTGCTTGTGCTAAGCGGCATCCTTGCCGTGTGCGGGATATTGCCGCTGCCCTTCGGGGTGATGCGGACTGCTGACCCCGAGATCAGCTCCGCCGGAGCAAGGCTCGGCGGATTATTGCAGTACCCGAATGCGTACGGTGCCGTTGTTGGCATGTACGCATTGGAGCGGCTGACAGCCGCCGCGCGAGTCATAGCCCGGCCTGTGCCGGCCGGGCGACTCATCGCGGCAGTGCTGCCGCTCATGCCCGCGCAAGCCGCGCTCCTGCTGAGCGAGTCGCGCGGCGCTTGGCTGGCGACCGGCTGCGCTGCGGTCGCCGCCTTTGCTTTGCAGCGGCGCGGTGCCCGCTTGCCGCTGCTGCTGGCCACGGCCGCGCCACTGGCGTGCGCGGCCTGGCTGTACCGCCAGCTGGCTGCTGCCCAGCTGGCGCCTGCACCCGTGCCCGGCCTGCTGGCACTGGCCGGGGCATGGGCAGCTGCGCTGCTCGGCACGCTGCTGCTGTGCCGTCTATGGCACAGCGCCGCCGCCAAGGCTCCGCGCGCCGCTGCTTTGACGGCCATCGTGCTGGCGGGAGCCGCCGCCGCACTGATGGCCGTGGCCTCCACCGCCGATCGCCTCGCGGCGGGTGTCGGCACTGGGGTGTCCCGCCTACAGATGTGGCGGGACGCCCTCCAGCTGTGGGCCGAGGCCGCATGGCTTGGCCACGGGGGAGATACATGGCGCAACATGTTTCGCGCCATTCAATCCTCGCCTTATGTCGGAGGCGAGGTCCACAACGGCCTGCTCGATCTCGCCCTGGACACGGGCATGATCGGCATCCTGCTTGTCGCAGGGTGGTTTCTCCTCACCCTGCGAAGCATCTTTCATTTTGCACCACAGCTCATGCCATCCGTGCTTGTTTTTGGCCTGCATGGGGCGATGGATTTTGACTGGAGCTTTACATTATTTTGGATGCTTTTCATCTGGCTTGGTGCTTGGGCAACTGCAATGAAGACGGAAACAGAAGGGGTCCAGCGATCCGGCGTAACTGTGGAATACACTCCCTCCAGATCCAAATTGAGATCCAAATCGAGATCTAAATTCAGATCTCTTTTCTTGCGATATTTACCAACCCAATCTCACCCATCAGCTGTCCCGATGCGTTCCTTCTTTCATATTCTTCAGCGAGTAACTGCTCGACTAATAAGGGTATCCACAGTGATGATCATCCTTTTCTGGATTGGTGGAACAGTATGGTTGACCACCCGATATGCTGTAGCAGAAGTGCAGTACCGTCAGGCGATGTCTGAACCGGATGGCACTCCAGCACAGAAGGTGCATCTTATGGCTGCTTTTCAATCGAATCCGAATCGACCGGATATCGTGATATCCTTTGCACGATCTCTACTGGGACAAGAAGCAGAGTCACTCCTTATGAGCAGCCTGTCCCATTTCCCGATGCAACCTCAGATTTACATCGAACTGGGGCGATTGGCAGCCCAATTCGGCGAAGGACAGCAGGCTGGAGAATATTTTGAACAAGCGATCGCATTGAATCGGTATGATGGCATTAGCCAATCCACGGCTTTGTATTGGATGGAGCAGGCAGCGAGGCGGGAATGGAAGGCAGGATATAGAGATCGAGCCCGACAGACTGCCGCCGCTGGTGTCCGGATGTATGAACGGTATCAACTGCTGGCTGAGGAAGTGGAAGGAGGAGACGTTCGTAATGATCGTCGTTTTGTAATGGAAAAACATGCTCCAGGCTATGGAGAGAACCTGCGCAGGCTTGCTTCGGCTTCTTCTCCTCTCTTTACTCCAGAGTTGACCAAGCGGAGTCCTTGA
- a CDS encoding asparaginase, translating to MESALLIKEYRAGVMECAHYGHISITDEYGRIVYSAGDPHFRAFTRSSAKPFQAIPGIRAGIASHYGLSAQEIAIMSSSHRSEPEHIRVLEQLSGKIGLGEECLICAPSYPLNEESRNQWLRAQGEKRRILHNCSGKHLGILGYSQMKQVDLGSYAEPDHPVQREIFETFADLAGIEEKEIELGTDGCGFPVFSLPLSALSNAYLKLACPDLIPDPSTRTAVETITSAMNEHPLMVGGTERVDSVLLEDDNIVAKGGFKGVFGFGLKKERLGITFKVLDGSEEEWAIITQSILKQIGYSNEQTIARLAEVFPSGIRNDAGTLVGHADSEFILHSLEDSV from the coding sequence ATGGAGAGTGCCTTGTTAATTAAAGAATACCGTGCAGGCGTTATGGAATGCGCCCACTACGGACACATAAGTATTACGGATGAGTATGGCCGAATCGTATACTCGGCTGGTGACCCTCATTTTAGAGCGTTCACTCGCTCATCTGCCAAACCTTTTCAAGCTATTCCAGGTATTCGGGCAGGAATTGCCAGTCACTATGGCCTATCAGCACAGGAGATTGCCATTATGTCCTCCTCGCATCGTTCGGAACCGGAACACATTCGGGTGCTGGAGCAGTTATCCGGTAAGATCGGATTGGGAGAAGAATGCCTGATCTGTGCACCAAGCTATCCGCTTAATGAAGAAAGCCGTAATCAATGGTTACGTGCACAAGGAGAGAAACGGCGCATCTTGCACAACTGCTCCGGAAAACATCTGGGAATTCTGGGGTACAGTCAGATGAAGCAGGTTGATCTGGGCAGTTACGCTGAACCGGATCATCCAGTACAACGTGAGATTTTTGAAACCTTTGCCGACTTGGCAGGTATTGAGGAAAAAGAGATTGAGCTTGGGACGGATGGCTGCGGCTTTCCGGTATTTTCTTTGCCGTTGTCGGCATTGTCGAATGCTTATCTGAAGCTAGCTTGTCCGGATCTTATTCCTGATCCTTCCACAAGAACAGCTGTAGAGACCATAACATCAGCTATGAATGAACATCCGTTGATGGTAGGTGGCACGGAGCGGGTAGATTCAGTACTCCTGGAAGACGATAATATAGTAGCGAAAGGTGGATTCAAGGGTGTATTCGGATTCGGCCTGAAGAAGGAACGACTGGGAATCACCTTCAAGGTACTTGATGGTTCCGAAGAAGAGTGGGCCATCATTACCCAATCCATTCTGAAACAGATTGGTTATTCCAATGAGCAAACTATTGCACGACTGGCTGAAGTCTTTCCATCGGGCATTCGAAATGATGCGGGTACCCTTGTAGGTCATGCAGATAGTGAGTTCATTCTCCACTCACTTGAAGATAGCGTATAA
- a CDS encoding alpha/beta hydrolase, whose amino-acid sequence MEKVMCDGTTICYAEQGKGEALILLHGYCGSSSYWDEVVPELARSYRCIVPDLRGHGKTDAPVGSYTIEQMGNDVLQLMDELNVEKAVLLGHSMGGYIALSIAQRHPERLNAFGLIHSTAYPDSEEAKEKRLRAVSTIQTEGIVNFVDGLVPGLFAPEHVESLSKHVTRVKEIGYQTAPQGAVGAALAMRERPDRRDVLSATPLPVLLVAGEKDAVIPPERTFTSDKPHIVQAVIAGAGHMSMYEAPEELIQVFKQFMAGLSK is encoded by the coding sequence ATGGAAAAAGTGATGTGTGATGGAACAACGATTTGTTATGCCGAACAAGGTAAGGGAGAAGCACTCATTTTGCTCCACGGATATTGTGGCAGTTCATCGTATTGGGATGAGGTCGTACCTGAACTGGCACGCAGCTATCGCTGTATCGTACCTGATCTGCGTGGACACGGAAAAACAGATGCACCTGTAGGAAGTTATACCATCGAACAGATGGGCAACGATGTATTACAGTTGATGGATGAGTTGAATGTGGAAAAAGCGGTCCTTTTGGGACACTCGATGGGGGGATACATTGCGCTCTCGATTGCACAACGTCACCCGGAGCGTTTGAATGCATTTGGTCTGATCCATTCGACAGCCTATCCGGACAGTGAAGAAGCTAAGGAAAAGCGCCTTCGTGCTGTATCCACCATTCAGACCGAAGGTATCGTAAATTTTGTAGATGGACTGGTTCCCGGACTGTTTGCACCGGAACATGTGGAATCGTTATCTAAGCATGTAACACGTGTGAAGGAAATTGGATACCAGACTGCTCCTCAAGGTGCTGTTGGTGCTGCACTTGCTATGCGAGAACGCCCGGATCGCCGCGATGTGTTATCGGCTACACCTTTACCTGTATTGCTGGTTGCGGGAGAGAAGGATGCTGTTATCCCGCCAGAACGTACATTTACAAGTGACAAGCCACATATCGTGCAAGCCGTGATTGCGGGTGCAGGTCATATGAGCATGTATGAAGCTCCTGAAGAATTAATTCAGGTCTTTAAACAATTCATGGCTGGATTATCAAAATAA
- a CDS encoding GlsB/YeaQ/YmgE family stress response membrane protein produces MWGIIISIVMAVIIGLIGDALAGHNMPGGIIGAMIAGFAGAWLGALLLGNWGPVIGNFAILPAIIGTALFVFLLGLVSRLLRQAA; encoded by the coding sequence ATGTGGGGCATCATTATCAGCATTGTGATGGCGGTCATCATCGGTTTGATCGGAGATGCACTAGCCGGTCACAATATGCCTGGAGGCATCATCGGTGCAATGATTGCCGGATTTGCCGGAGCTTGGCTGGGAGCACTTTTGCTTGGTAACTGGGGACCGGTTATCGGTAACTTTGCCATTCTTCCTGCCATCATTGGTACAGCGCTCTTTGTTTTCTTGCTGGGGCTTGTGTCCAGACTGCTAAGACAGGCTGCCTGA
- a CDS encoding DUF1128 domain-containing protein — protein sequence MDLTQATAANMEYMIEAIKTKLRMASGAAMQASSFPLEKYEDLFDLYEMILSKEHLSISEVEAVASELGNLRKS from the coding sequence ATGGATTTAACACAAGCAACAGCAGCCAATATGGAATATATGATTGAAGCGATCAAAACCAAACTTCGTATGGCAAGCGGTGCCGCCATGCAAGCTTCTTCATTCCCACTTGAGAAATACGAAGATCTGTTTGACCTGTATGAAATGATTCTGAGCAAGGAACATCTCAGTATCTCTGAAGTGGAAGCTGTCGCTTCGGAACTGGGTAATCTTCGTAAATCCTAA
- the yyaC gene encoding spore protease YyaC codes for MAAYKREMVRHQAREVRKGVPAENLVLFFKNIVQLHSPAEITFVCIGTDRSTGDALGPLTGSLLQESGMENVIGTLSSPCDADTLEKKLALIPAHHAIIAIDACLGPKQAVGTYYLSNNPLIPAQSVGGKLPPVGQYSVAAVVNANGPRPYSILQMTSLHFVMGMSRTIADAAIEAWKWRQTFHS; via the coding sequence TTGGCAGCGTATAAGCGAGAAATGGTTCGCCATCAAGCAAGGGAAGTCCGCAAAGGCGTACCGGCAGAGAATCTGGTCTTATTTTTCAAAAACATCGTTCAACTTCATTCTCCAGCTGAAATCACGTTTGTCTGCATTGGTACGGATCGTTCCACCGGGGATGCTCTGGGTCCACTGACAGGAAGTTTACTGCAAGAGAGTGGAATGGAGAACGTAATTGGCACGCTGTCTTCCCCTTGTGATGCAGATACGCTGGAAAAGAAATTGGCACTTATTCCTGCACACCATGCCATCATAGCGATTGATGCATGTCTGGGTCCCAAGCAGGCCGTAGGTACATACTATCTCTCGAATAACCCACTCATCCCGGCCCAATCGGTCGGAGGTAAGCTACCCCCTGTTGGACAATACAGTGTAGCAGCTGTGGTTAATGCGAATGGACCAAGGCCCTATTCCATTTTGCAGATGACCTCGCTTCACTTCGTCATGGGGATGTCCCGAACGATTGCAGACGCCGCAATTGAAGCATGGAAATGGAGACAAACGTTTCATTCATGA
- a CDS encoding DUF6483 family protein has translation MFRKDYLLRMMEEMTEAIGKVFTLKQQRKHTEALSELDELMRRQFGLNLSLLNSLPAEDVIEMFRFRGVIEVDNLQQAARLIEEEAYIYQEKARVEGIDDQERMDTEDEAVIRLMRSLHFYLYALNHGANPQLLNAPERVEGVLGLTKEYVLPARTERQLALYREQQGRYDQAENSWYRLLQLGDEFPVSYRDDVQAFYERLSQLTDEQLEHGGLPRTEVEEGLAELSRQEMNF, from the coding sequence ATGTTCAGAAAAGATTATCTGCTCCGCATGATGGAGGAAATGACTGAAGCAATTGGCAAAGTGTTCACGCTCAAACAGCAGCGTAAGCATACCGAGGCATTGTCTGAGCTGGATGAGCTGATGCGTAGGCAGTTTGGGTTGAACTTATCGCTACTGAACTCGTTGCCAGCAGAGGATGTTATTGAAATGTTCCGTTTTCGCGGAGTTATCGAAGTGGATAATCTGCAGCAAGCCGCCAGGCTGATTGAAGAAGAAGCCTACATTTATCAAGAGAAGGCCAGAGTGGAAGGCATAGATGATCAGGAGAGAATGGACACAGAGGATGAGGCTGTCATTCGATTGATGAGATCACTTCATTTTTACCTGTATGCATTGAATCATGGCGCCAATCCCCAGTTATTGAATGCACCGGAACGGGTTGAGGGTGTATTGGGGCTCACGAAAGAATATGTACTTCCTGCCCGGACTGAAAGACAGCTTGCCCTCTATCGTGAACAACAAGGACGTTACGACCAAGCAGAGAACAGTTGGTACAGATTGCTCCAGCTTGGTGATGAATTCCCGGTGAGCTACCGAGATGATGTACAGGCATTCTATGAAAGGTTGAGCCAACTCACAGATGAACAGCTGGAGCATGGTGGTTTGCCGCGTACCGAAGTTGAAGAGGGGTTAGCTGAACTAAGTCGTCAAGAGATGAACTTCTAA
- a CDS encoding SAM-dependent methyltransferase, whose protein sequence is MYPVDSLRKLIQDIFEQNSLITATWSQLRRRDNVSYTKVQVKPVTLKNQLHYQFAFHYNNKVLHENLTPAEAAERMTLLCEETFRQGLLCTTEADYQILISKKYKVSILTKSASKTAVDLSHNRKKQYVLEEGVPVSFLVELGIMNEEGRVLARKYDKFRQINRFLEMVQDVIPHLPEGRPLTIVDFGCGKSYLTFALYHYLSVQQRRSLKIIGLDLKADVIEHCNDLANRLHYGDLKFLVGDIADYDELNEVDMVVTLHACDTATDAALEKAVRWGASVILSVPCCQHELFDQVEASVMNPLLSHGILKERFSALATDGIRAKLLDLMGYKTQLLEFIDMENTPKNILIRAVRGQAGEVTEMWNEYTAFRDFIHADPYLERACADLLPGDSKQADGKSKSSKETVQDSANCDLC, encoded by the coding sequence ATGTACCCCGTGGATTCATTGCGAAAGCTTATACAAGACATCTTTGAACAGAATTCGCTGATTACAGCGACCTGGAGCCAGCTGCGCAGACGGGACAATGTCTCGTATACCAAAGTGCAAGTCAAGCCGGTGACACTGAAGAATCAGCTGCATTATCAGTTTGCATTCCATTATAACAACAAAGTGCTGCACGAGAATTTGACTCCGGCTGAAGCGGCTGAGCGCATGACTTTGTTATGCGAAGAGACGTTTCGTCAAGGCCTGCTCTGTACGACCGAGGCAGACTATCAAATTTTGATCAGCAAAAAATATAAAGTATCCATTCTGACCAAATCTGCTTCCAAAACTGCGGTGGATCTGTCGCATAATCGCAAGAAGCAATATGTATTGGAAGAGGGAGTACCCGTATCGTTCCTCGTTGAACTTGGCATTATGAACGAAGAAGGTCGAGTGCTGGCCCGCAAGTATGACAAGTTCAGACAGATCAACCGTTTCCTCGAGATGGTGCAGGATGTCATTCCGCATCTACCGGAAGGACGTCCACTGACCATCGTTGACTTTGGTTGTGGCAAGTCTTATCTGACATTTGCGTTATATCATTATCTGTCTGTACAACAACGTCGTTCACTCAAGATTATTGGGTTGGACTTGAAGGCAGATGTCATTGAACACTGTAATGATCTGGCTAATCGATTGCATTATGGCGATCTGAAGTTTCTGGTTGGAGACATCGCGGACTACGATGAATTGAATGAAGTGGATATGGTTGTCACGTTGCATGCCTGTGATACAGCTACCGATGCTGCTTTGGAGAAGGCAGTTCGTTGGGGGGCTTCTGTTATTCTGTCTGTTCCTTGCTGTCAGCATGAACTGTTTGATCAAGTAGAGGCCTCCGTGATGAATCCATTGTTGTCCCATGGCATCCTCAAGGAACGTTTTTCCGCACTGGCTACGGATGGGATTCGTGCCAAGTTGCTTGATCTGATGGGATACAAGACACAATTGCTTGAATTCATCGATATGGAGAATACGCCTAAAAACATATTGATTCGTGCTGTTCGCGGTCAGGCCGGCGAAGTGACGGAGATGTGGAATGAATATACGGCTTTTCGTGATTTCATTCATGCCGATCCATATTTGGAGCGGGCTTGTGCGGATTTGCTTCCTGGCGATAGCAAGCAGGCCGACGGGAAATCAAAATCGAGCAAAGAAACCGTTCAAGATTCCGCAAATTGCGACCTTTGCTGA
- a CDS encoding YtxH domain-containing protein, whose amino-acid sequence MNKVEEQYPVQTGSTFAKGIFIGGLLGAAAALLFAPKPGRELRGDLSEKVGIVTDRTKEVATVVSDKATELAKTVSSKTSDIAKTVNQGRNDVMDSVRKASADVANEASRASDEVAAASVEAKEDARKELNSTSL is encoded by the coding sequence ATGAATAAAGTAGAAGAACAATATCCTGTACAGACGGGTTCGACTTTCGCCAAAGGAATTTTCATCGGGGGTTTGCTGGGAGCTGCAGCAGCACTACTCTTTGCACCTAAACCGGGACGTGAATTACGTGGTGACCTTTCCGAGAAAGTGGGCATCGTTACTGACCGCACCAAAGAAGTGGCAACTGTTGTAAGTGACAAAGCCACTGAACTGGCTAAAACGGTCTCTTCCAAAACTTCCGATATTGCAAAAACGGTAAATCAAGGCCGCAATGATGTCATGGACTCTGTGAGAAAAGCGTCAGCTGATGTCGCTAACGAAGCATCCCGTGCATCGGATGAAGTGGCTGCCGCTTCCGTTGAAGCGAAGGAAGATGCACGTAAAGAACTTAACTCGACTAGCCTGTAA